A single region of the Aeromicrobium chenweiae genome encodes:
- a CDS encoding alpha/beta fold hydrolase, producing the protein MRRTVKLATTAGAFVAAGAVATVLNDRHRTSRRRRRGEDVEFGSVRSTPLSVLAPDGVALHVEVDEADRATPTIVFLHGWVEDSDVWHYQRLALRGRVRTVFVDLRSHGRSGRSYAGNSSLADLADDLETVLDQVVPQGPVVLVGHSMGGMTIMELARTRPDLFGDRVQGVVLVSTSSGKLMRSSPALRYLVPLLRAGTPMLNWGRRFNSYSIIKRWGLGPNAQERHADMANEMILRAPTRVLMDFYPNFVSLDLTAGLRDLGRARTTVIGGTADLLTPIKHARVLADRIPDAKLVVLEDVGHMVPFEAHETVTKAIEDVLEDIES; encoded by the coding sequence ATGAGAAGAACCGTGAAGCTCGCGACGACTGCGGGGGCGTTCGTGGCCGCCGGGGCGGTCGCCACGGTGCTCAACGACCGGCACCGCACGAGCCGGCGGAGGCGCCGCGGCGAGGACGTCGAGTTCGGCTCCGTGCGCAGCACGCCCCTGTCCGTGCTCGCGCCCGACGGCGTCGCGCTCCACGTCGAGGTCGACGAGGCCGACCGCGCGACCCCCACGATCGTGTTCCTGCACGGGTGGGTCGAGGACAGCGACGTCTGGCACTACCAGCGGCTCGCTCTGCGAGGACGTGTCCGCACCGTGTTCGTCGACCTGCGCTCCCACGGCCGGTCCGGCCGCTCGTACGCCGGCAACTCGTCCCTCGCCGACCTCGCTGACGACCTCGAGACCGTGCTCGACCAGGTCGTCCCGCAGGGTCCCGTCGTCCTGGTCGGGCACTCGATGGGCGGCATGACCATCATGGAGCTCGCCCGCACGCGGCCGGACCTCTTCGGCGACCGGGTCCAGGGAGTCGTGCTGGTCTCGACCAGCTCGGGCAAGCTCATGCGCAGCAGCCCGGCGCTTCGCTACCTCGTCCCGCTGCTGCGTGCCGGGACGCCGATGCTGAACTGGGGCCGGCGCTTCAACAGCTACTCGATCATCAAGCGCTGGGGCCTCGGCCCGAACGCCCAGGAGCGCCACGCCGACATGGCCAACGAGATGATCCTGCGTGCGCCGACCCGCGTGCTCATGGACTTCTACCCCAACTTCGTCAGCCTCGACCTGACCGCCGGCCTGCGCGACCTCGGCCGGGCCCGGACGACCGTCATCGGCGGTACCGCGGACCTGCTGACCCCGATCAAGCACGCCCGCGTCCTGGCCGACCGGATCCCCGACGCCAAGCTCGTGGTGCTGGAGGACGTCGGCCACATGGTCCCGTTCGAGGCCCACGAGACCGTCACGAAGGCCATCGAGGACGTCCTGGAGGACATCGAGTCATGA
- the alr gene encoding alanine racemase, protein MTDPQAEAVIDLDAFGANLAALSACAPSAAQMTVVKANAYGHGMVEMARAARAAGTDWLGVATLREALTLRAAGDTGDLLCWLAAPGADYAAAVEADVEVTASSVEQLAEILSAAPRRPRVQLKVDTGLSRNGALGQEWTALVAAAAQAQSGGRLEVTGVWSHFACADQPDHPANDAQEAVFVAAVDELLAAGIQPRVRHLSNSPATLTRPSAHFDLVRVGIAAYGIRPDPGMTYPTRLTPVLTLRGRLVQVKRLPAGAKVSYGQTWTAEHDTTVGLVPFGYGEGIPVSASNRAQVLTAGARVPLVGRVCMDQFVVDLGERSARRGDEVVLFGPGHDGEPTAEDWAVASGTIAYEVVTRLGDRIVRTYKGGA, encoded by the coding sequence ATGACCGATCCCCAGGCCGAGGCGGTCATCGACCTCGACGCGTTCGGCGCCAACCTGGCCGCCCTCTCCGCCTGCGCCCCGTCGGCGGCCCAGATGACGGTCGTCAAGGCCAACGCGTACGGCCACGGCATGGTCGAGATGGCCCGCGCGGCCCGCGCCGCCGGCACCGACTGGCTCGGCGTCGCGACCCTCCGGGAGGCGCTGACCCTGCGGGCCGCGGGGGACACCGGCGACCTGCTGTGCTGGCTCGCCGCGCCGGGCGCCGACTACGCGGCCGCCGTGGAGGCGGACGTCGAGGTCACGGCGTCCTCGGTGGAGCAGCTGGCCGAGATCCTGTCCGCCGCCCCCCGCCGGCCGCGGGTGCAGCTCAAGGTCGACACGGGGCTCTCGCGCAACGGGGCGCTGGGGCAGGAGTGGACCGCGCTGGTCGCGGCCGCCGCGCAGGCCCAGTCCGGCGGCCGGCTCGAGGTCACCGGCGTCTGGTCGCACTTCGCGTGCGCCGACCAGCCCGACCACCCGGCCAACGACGCGCAGGAGGCGGTGTTCGTCGCGGCCGTCGACGAGCTCCTCGCGGCGGGCATCCAGCCGCGGGTGCGCCACCTCAGCAACTCGCCCGCGACGCTGACCCGCCCCTCGGCGCACTTCGACCTCGTCCGCGTCGGCATCGCGGCCTACGGCATCCGGCCCGACCCGGGCATGACGTACCCGACCCGGCTCACCCCGGTGCTGACGCTGCGCGGGCGCCTCGTCCAGGTCAAGCGCCTCCCCGCCGGGGCGAAGGTCTCGTACGGACAGACCTGGACCGCCGAGCACGACACCACGGTCGGCCTCGTCCCGTTCGGGTACGGCGAGGGCATCCCGGTCTCGGCGTCCAACCGGGCGCAGGTGCTCACCGCCGGCGCCCGCGTGCCCCTGGTCGGCCGGGTGTGCATGGACCAGTTCGTCGTCGACCTCGGGGAGCGGTCCGCGCGGCGCGGCGACGAGGTCGTGCTGTTCGGCCCCGGCCACGACGGGGAGCCCACCGCGGAGGACTGGGCGGTGGCGTCGGGCACCATTGCCTACGAGGTGGTCACCCGTCTGGGTGACCGCATCGTCCGGACCTACAAGGGTGGCGCATGA
- a CDS encoding bifunctional ADP-dependent NAD(P)H-hydrate dehydratase/NAD(P)H-hydrate epimerase: MLRSHRVGDVRAAEAALAATLPDGELMRRASQGLADALGHVAAGEVVLVLVGPGNNGGDALYAAVHLLGRGVRVDLCLLDPATVHDDGLAAALAAGARVVDEPSDQSHCLDAVFGIGARPGLTGRAAGWAEWIARSRPHTIAVDVPSGVDVDGATVPGAHVRADATITFGTYKNALLVAPASGAAGWNGTSIPELVDIGLGPYLPPPSVEAIEPSDGHLLEDTFDWLRSPTSHKYARGVVGVAAGSEQYAGAAHLCVAGAQAGMAGMVRFLGTAELGRRVVDRAPEVVVGRGRVQAWVVGPGGGDDAGDQLATALEDGVPVLVDASGLQHLPESFDVPALLTPHAGELAQMLGTDRDAVEAEPLAHATRAAQRWGATVLLKGARTLVVTPGRATRVNLTGSPWLGTAGSGDVLSGLAGSLMAAGADPHDAGSLAAFLHGAASVRANLGGPVTASAVAAALPGTVAAFHDGVLDVVRDWRS; the protein is encoded by the coding sequence ATGCTGAGGTCGCACCGGGTCGGGGACGTCCGCGCCGCCGAGGCGGCCCTCGCGGCGACCCTGCCCGACGGCGAGCTCATGCGACGCGCCTCGCAGGGCCTGGCCGACGCGCTCGGGCACGTGGCGGCGGGTGAGGTCGTGCTCGTCCTCGTCGGACCGGGCAACAACGGTGGCGACGCGCTGTACGCCGCGGTGCACCTGCTCGGCCGCGGCGTCCGCGTGGACCTGTGCCTGCTCGACCCCGCCACCGTCCACGACGACGGTCTGGCGGCCGCGCTGGCAGCAGGGGCGCGCGTGGTCGACGAGCCGTCCGACCAGTCGCACTGCCTCGACGCGGTCTTCGGGATCGGCGCGCGGCCCGGGCTCACCGGTCGGGCGGCCGGCTGGGCCGAGTGGATCGCGCGGTCCCGCCCCCACACGATCGCGGTCGACGTGCCGTCCGGCGTGGACGTCGACGGTGCCACGGTGCCCGGCGCGCACGTGCGGGCCGACGCGACGATCACGTTCGGCACGTACAAGAACGCTCTGCTGGTCGCTCCCGCGAGTGGCGCTGCCGGGTGGAACGGCACCTCGATCCCCGAGCTCGTCGACATCGGGCTCGGGCCGTACCTGCCGCCGCCGTCGGTCGAGGCGATCGAGCCGTCCGACGGCCATCTGCTCGAGGACACCTTCGACTGGCTGCGCAGCCCGACGAGCCACAAGTACGCCCGCGGCGTCGTCGGCGTCGCCGCCGGCTCCGAGCAGTACGCGGGCGCAGCGCACCTCTGCGTCGCGGGCGCCCAGGCCGGGATGGCCGGCATGGTGCGGTTCCTCGGGACGGCCGAGCTCGGCAGGCGCGTGGTCGACCGGGCCCCCGAGGTCGTGGTGGGACGTGGCCGCGTACAGGCCTGGGTGGTCGGTCCCGGCGGGGGAGACGACGCCGGTGACCAGCTCGCGACCGCGCTCGAGGACGGTGTGCCCGTGCTGGTCGACGCGTCCGGGTTGCAGCACCTGCCGGAGTCCTTCGACGTCCCGGCCCTGCTCACCCCGCACGCGGGAGAGCTCGCCCAGATGCTCGGCACCGACCGCGACGCCGTCGAGGCCGAGCCGCTCGCGCACGCGACGCGCGCCGCCCAGCGGTGGGGCGCGACGGTGCTGCTCAAGGGCGCCCGCACCCTCGTCGTCACGCCGGGACGAGCGACGCGGGTCAACCTGACCGGCTCGCCGTGGCTCGGCACCGCCGGCTCCGGTGACGTGCTCTCCGGCCTGGCCGGATCGCTGATGGCCGCCGGCGCCGACCCGCACGACGCCGGTTCCCTGGCGGCGTTCCTGCACGGCGCCGCGAGCGTCCGCGCGAACCTCGGCGGCCCGGTCACCGCGTCCGCGGTCGCCGCGGCCCTCCCCGGCACCGTCGCGGCGTTCCACGACGGCGTGCTCGACGTCGTCCGCGACTGGAGGAGCTGA
- a CDS encoding holo-ACP synthase codes for MSILGIGVDVVDIGRFAASLERTPTLRNRLFTASEIDLPLESLAGRFAAKEAFVKALRAPAGMSWQDIEVVNDAHGAPQLRLQGAAKDRAGELGVTTAHLSISHDTTVATAFVVAEC; via the coding sequence ATGAGCATCCTGGGCATCGGCGTGGACGTGGTCGACATCGGCCGGTTCGCGGCGTCGCTGGAGCGCACCCCGACGCTGCGCAACCGGCTGTTCACGGCGTCCGAGATCGACCTGCCACTGGAGTCGCTGGCGGGCCGGTTCGCGGCCAAGGAGGCGTTCGTCAAGGCGCTGCGCGCGCCGGCCGGCATGTCGTGGCAGGACATCGAGGTCGTCAACGACGCCCACGGTGCGCCGCAGCTTCGGCTGCAGGGAGCCGCGAAGGACCGCGCGGGCGAGCTCGGCGTCACGACCGCGCACCTGTCGATCTCCCACGACACCACCGTCGCGACTGCCTTCGTGGTGGCCGAATGCTGA
- the glmS gene encoding glutamine--fructose-6-phosphate transaminase (isomerizing): MCGIVGYVGQRSALDVVMGGLRRLEYRGYDSGGVALVHEGEILSAKKAGKLVNLDAELAAHPLPVAHTGIGHTRWATHGAPNDVNAHPHLDATGRVAVVHNGIIENFASLRNELEARGHEMLSETDTEVVAHLLHDELERTADLSDAVRAVCRRLEGAFTLVICDADQPDVVVGARRNSPLVVGRGEGENFLGSDVAAFIEYTRNAVELGQDQVVTITPDDIVVTDFDGRPAETKEYHVDWDVSAAEKGGFEWFMLKEIDEQPSAVADTLRGRHSPGGLLQLDEMRISDTELREVDKIIVIACGTSFYAAMVAKYAIEHWTRTPCEVELASEFRYRDPILNKSTLVVTISQSGETMDTLMAIRYARQQRARVLSICNTNGSTIPRESDAVIYTHAGPEVAVASTKGFLAQVVACYLLALYIAQVKGMKYGDEIDGILAEIGRIPDGIQRMLDEGDQMRKLATELAGSRSILFLGRHVGYPVALEGALKLKELAYIHAEGFAAGELKHGPIAVIEQGLPVFVIVPPKGRDQLQEKTVSNIQEIRARGARTIVLAEDGDEDVVPYADHLIRLPKVPTLLQPLVSTVPLQIFAAEFASQLGHDVDQPRNLAKSVTVE, translated from the coding sequence ATGTGTGGAATTGTCGGGTACGTCGGTCAGCGGTCCGCTCTTGACGTGGTCATGGGGGGCCTGCGACGCCTGGAGTACCGGGGATATGACTCGGGAGGTGTCGCCCTCGTGCACGAGGGAGAGATCCTCTCGGCCAAGAAGGCGGGCAAGCTCGTCAACCTCGACGCCGAGCTCGCGGCGCACCCGCTGCCGGTCGCGCACACGGGCATCGGGCACACCCGGTGGGCCACCCACGGCGCGCCCAACGACGTCAACGCCCACCCGCACCTCGACGCCACCGGGCGGGTCGCGGTCGTCCACAACGGCATCATCGAGAACTTCGCGTCCCTGCGCAACGAGCTGGAGGCACGCGGCCACGAGATGCTCTCCGAGACCGACACCGAGGTCGTCGCCCACCTGCTGCACGACGAGCTCGAGCGCACTGCGGACCTGTCCGACGCGGTGCGCGCGGTCTGCCGCCGCCTCGAGGGTGCGTTCACCCTGGTGATCTGTGACGCCGACCAGCCCGACGTGGTGGTCGGCGCCCGCCGCAACTCACCGCTCGTGGTCGGTCGGGGTGAGGGGGAGAACTTCCTCGGCTCCGACGTCGCCGCGTTCATCGAGTACACCCGCAACGCCGTCGAGCTGGGCCAGGACCAGGTCGTCACGATCACGCCCGACGACATCGTCGTGACCGACTTCGACGGCCGGCCGGCCGAGACCAAGGAGTACCACGTCGACTGGGACGTGTCGGCGGCCGAGAAGGGCGGCTTCGAGTGGTTCATGCTCAAGGAGATCGACGAGCAGCCCTCCGCCGTGGCCGACACCCTGCGGGGGCGGCACAGTCCCGGCGGCCTGCTGCAGCTCGACGAGATGCGCATCAGCGACACCGAGCTGCGTGAGGTCGACAAGATCATCGTCATCGCGTGCGGCACGTCCTTCTACGCCGCGATGGTCGCCAAGTACGCGATCGAGCACTGGACGCGCACGCCCTGCGAGGTCGAGCTCGCCTCGGAGTTCCGCTACCGCGACCCGATCCTCAACAAGAGCACGCTGGTCGTCACGATCAGCCAGTCCGGCGAGACCATGGACACCCTCATGGCGATCCGGTACGCCCGCCAGCAGCGCGCGCGGGTGCTGTCGATCTGCAACACCAACGGCTCGACGATCCCGCGCGAGTCCGACGCGGTCATCTACACGCACGCGGGCCCCGAGGTCGCGGTCGCGTCCACCAAGGGCTTCCTCGCCCAGGTCGTCGCGTGCTACCTCCTCGCGCTCTACATCGCCCAGGTCAAGGGCATGAAGTACGGCGACGAGATCGACGGGATCCTCGCCGAGATCGGGCGGATCCCCGACGGCATCCAGCGGATGCTCGACGAGGGCGACCAGATGCGCAAGCTCGCGACCGAGCTCGCGGGATCGCGCTCGATCCTCTTCCTGGGCCGCCACGTCGGCTACCCGGTCGCCCTGGAGGGTGCCCTCAAGCTCAAGGAGCTCGCGTACATCCACGCCGAGGGCTTCGCCGCGGGCGAGCTCAAGCACGGTCCGATCGCGGTGATCGAGCAGGGCCTGCCGGTGTTCGTGATCGTGCCGCCCAAGGGCCGCGACCAGCTGCAGGAGAAGACGGTCAGCAACATCCAGGAGATCCGCGCCCGCGGCGCCCGCACGATCGTGCTGGCCGAGGACGGTGACGAGGACGTCGTGCCGTACGCCGACCACCTGATCCGGCTGCCGAAGGTGCCGACGCTGCTGCAGCCGCTCGTGTCCACGGTGCCGCTGCAGATCTTCGCCGCCGAGTTCGCCAGCCAGCTGGGCCACGACGTCGACCAGCCGCGCAATCTGGCCAAGTCCGTCACCGTCGAGTGA
- the coaA gene encoding type I pantothenate kinase — MTRDQSPYVELERAAWAALAGDAPQPLKPDEIERVRGLGDELDLEEVRQVYLPMTQLISMRVRLAGALYEATEEFLHAPQSRRTPFVIGIAGSVAVGKSTTARLLRELLAQSPDHPVVELVTTDGFLFPNAELERRGLLDRKGFPESYDRKALLRFVMEVKSGVEVVTAPVYSHLTYDRTDEVVTVKAPDIVIVEGLNVLAPARPRGDGSPGLAVSDFFDFSIYVDASGKDLRQWYIDRFLTLRKTAFADPASYFHRYSSFTDEQAIQRASELWDTINYPNLKENIATTRGRASLVLRKGPDHAVDWVRLRKI; from the coding sequence ATGACGCGCGACCAGTCACCGTACGTGGAGCTCGAGCGGGCCGCGTGGGCCGCGCTCGCCGGTGACGCGCCCCAGCCGCTCAAGCCCGATGAGATCGAGCGGGTGCGTGGCCTCGGTGACGAGCTCGACCTCGAGGAGGTCCGACAGGTCTACCTGCCAATGACCCAGCTCATCAGCATGCGCGTCCGCCTCGCGGGGGCCCTGTACGAGGCGACCGAGGAGTTCCTGCACGCCCCGCAGTCCCGGCGCACCCCGTTCGTGATCGGCATCGCCGGCTCGGTCGCGGTCGGCAAGTCCACGACCGCCCGCCTGCTGCGCGAGCTGCTGGCCCAGTCCCCCGACCACCCGGTCGTGGAGCTGGTGACCACCGACGGCTTCCTGTTCCCCAACGCCGAGCTCGAGCGCCGCGGGCTGCTCGACCGCAAGGGCTTCCCCGAGTCGTACGACCGCAAGGCCCTGCTGCGCTTCGTCATGGAGGTCAAGTCCGGCGTGGAGGTGGTGACCGCCCCGGTCTACTCGCACCTGACGTACGACCGCACCGACGAGGTCGTGACCGTCAAGGCACCCGACATCGTGATCGTCGAGGGTCTCAACGTCCTCGCGCCCGCGCGTCCGCGCGGCGACGGGTCGCCGGGGCTCGCGGTGAGCGACTTCTTCGACTTCTCGATCTACGTCGACGCCTCCGGCAAGGACCTGCGCCAGTGGTACATCGACCGGTTCCTCACGCTGCGCAAGACCGCGTTCGCCGATCCCGCGTCGTACTTCCACCGCTACAGCTCCTTCACCGACGAGCAGGCGATCCAGCGGGCGAGCGAGCTGTGGGACACGATCAACTACCCCAACCTCAAGGAGAACATCGCCACGACGCGTGGCCGGGCCTCCTTGGTGCTGCGCAAGGGACCGGACCACGCCGTCGACTGGGTCCGGCTCCGCAAGATCTGA
- a CDS encoding GNAT family N-acetyltransferase has translation MLEVQHVDVADDDAFTQLYDLYARAHTRAFDGPYLAIEKRVNLIDDDYSTKVAVVARDVDGVAVAGGTIVMALQDNTAVAFVEVFVPPEQRRRGHGSAVLDALVDIGRRGGRTIAFGEAVWAVDRETDAGRAFAEARGFSLDMMDAVRELTLPAEVPPVELDPAYTLETWRGPCPDEWLDEYADLRRILNAEAPSGETGLENEHWDAARVRKDEADLARVGRVMQVTVARSAGGELAGHTQLAFPGEGFEVYQWDTLVRPAHRGHGLGLALKVHTMHAAADLLAGRRRITTWNAASNTHMIAVNERLGFRQTAWAGEYVRAM, from the coding sequence ATGCTCGAGGTCCAGCACGTCGACGTGGCCGACGACGACGCGTTCACGCAGCTCTACGACCTCTACGCACGCGCGCACACGCGGGCCTTCGACGGTCCGTACCTCGCGATCGAGAAGCGCGTCAACCTCATCGATGACGACTACAGCACCAAGGTGGCCGTCGTCGCTCGCGACGTCGATGGGGTCGCCGTCGCGGGCGGCACGATCGTGATGGCGTTGCAGGACAACACCGCGGTCGCCTTCGTGGAGGTGTTCGTGCCCCCTGAGCAGCGTCGCCGCGGCCATGGCTCGGCGGTGCTCGACGCCCTCGTCGACATCGGTCGACGAGGCGGTCGCACGATCGCCTTCGGTGAGGCGGTGTGGGCGGTCGACCGGGAGACGGATGCGGGGCGTGCCTTCGCGGAGGCACGCGGGTTCTCGCTCGACATGATGGACGCGGTGCGGGAGCTGACGCTGCCGGCCGAGGTGCCGCCGGTGGAGCTCGACCCGGCCTACACCCTCGAGACGTGGCGCGGCCCGTGCCCGGACGAGTGGCTCGACGAGTACGCGGACCTGCGTCGCATCCTCAATGCCGAGGCGCCCAGCGGGGAGACCGGTCTGGAGAACGAGCACTGGGACGCCGCACGGGTCCGCAAGGACGAGGCCGATCTGGCCCGGGTCGGTCGCGTGATGCAGGTGACGGTCGCCCGCTCCGCCGGCGGTGAGCTGGCCGGCCACACCCAGCTGGCCTTTCCGGGGGAGGGCTTCGAGGTCTATCAGTGGGACACGCTCGTCCGTCCGGCTCACCGAGGTCACGGGCTGGGTCTGGCGCTCAAGGTCCACACGATGCATGCCGCGGCGGACCTGCTCGCGGGGCGCCGGCGCATCACGACGTGGAACGCCGCCAGCAACACCCACATGATCGCCGTGAACGAGCGGCTCGGGTTCCGGCAGACCGCCTGGGCCGGGGAGTACGTGCGGGCGATGTGA
- a CDS encoding serine/threonine-protein kinase, with translation MPARSLPPPELDGFTFVRLIGHGGFADVYLYRQAVPARDVAVKVMHPFAGADTEFFHAEANVMAQLSGHPSIVPIFQADVAADGRPYIVMEYCPAPSLGERYRTEQIPLPDVLEIGIKVSAAVETAHRAGILHRDIKPHNILTNAYGAPLLTDFGIAAATDDPETVETTLSVPWAPPEAFRGATVRDVRSDVYSLGATVYSLLAGRSPYQRDDRTNDPIAMGIRISTEPLRPTGRADVPATLEHVLARAMAKAVDDRYPSAFDFARALQQVQVDLGLPPTRIEVLDSSPGARRPVQVSDDLATVRAFTVTVPEGVPDVGTRLNPRTSPTAAGSTRRRAGRPRAWSPLSARGVAAVLAVALVTGVLAFLRLGGDSSPESGPLPGVVNATYDNPGCTEQYILQLTRGNPSGFAERINEAAELVPDVKYLRGSDTCPTYDPVNRDGRPYYLAWTGPYRTLKDVCAARREAGMGEAIPHLLDEEQRGRSFCLCLESADDLPALDSSVDASFDEQLLVNELQQILLIRGYLPEPRTDEGIGIITQRFDAATTAALEAYQRDRGLDPDGRTGPATWRALQAEKHDDGRAVCPD, from the coding sequence GTGCCAGCACGTTCCCTCCCACCCCCTGAGCTGGACGGCTTCACCTTCGTCCGGCTCATCGGCCACGGCGGCTTCGCCGACGTGTACCTGTACCGCCAGGCCGTCCCGGCGCGTGATGTCGCGGTCAAGGTGATGCACCCGTTCGCCGGCGCGGACACCGAGTTCTTCCATGCCGAGGCGAACGTCATGGCCCAGCTGTCCGGGCACCCGTCGATCGTCCCGATCTTCCAGGCCGACGTCGCCGCGGACGGACGGCCGTACATCGTGATGGAGTACTGCCCCGCCCCCAGTCTCGGGGAGCGCTACCGGACCGAGCAGATCCCGCTGCCGGACGTCCTCGAGATCGGCATCAAGGTCTCGGCCGCGGTCGAGACCGCCCACCGGGCCGGCATCCTGCACCGTGACATCAAGCCCCACAACATCCTGACCAACGCCTACGGAGCGCCGTTGTTGACGGACTTCGGGATCGCTGCGGCCACCGACGACCCCGAGACCGTGGAGACGACACTGTCGGTCCCGTGGGCGCCGCCCGAGGCCTTCCGCGGCGCGACCGTCAGGGACGTGCGCAGTGATGTGTACTCACTGGGGGCCACGGTCTACAGCCTGCTCGCCGGCCGGTCGCCCTACCAGCGCGACGACCGGACGAACGACCCCATCGCGATGGGCATCCGCATCTCGACGGAACCGCTGCGTCCCACCGGGCGCGCCGACGTCCCCGCGACCCTCGAGCACGTGCTGGCCCGCGCGATGGCCAAGGCCGTCGACGACCGGTACCCCTCGGCCTTCGACTTCGCCCGGGCCCTGCAGCAGGTCCAGGTCGACCTCGGCCTGCCGCCGACCAGGATCGAGGTGCTCGACTCCTCCCCCGGTGCACGGCGCCCGGTCCAGGTCTCGGACGACCTGGCAACGGTCCGCGCGTTCACCGTGACCGTCCCCGAGGGCGTGCCCGACGTCGGCACACGCCTCAACCCCCGCACCTCACCGACCGCCGCCGGATCGACGCGCCGACGAGCAGGCCGACCGCGAGCCTGGTCGCCGCTGTCCGCGCGCGGCGTCGCGGCCGTGCTCGCGGTGGCCCTCGTCACGGGCGTCCTGGCCTTCCTGCGCCTCGGTGGCGACTCGTCGCCTGAGAGTGGCCCGCTGCCCGGGGTTGTCAACGCGACGTACGACAACCCGGGCTGCACCGAGCAGTACATCCTCCAGCTCACGCGGGGCAATCCGAGCGGCTTCGCGGAGCGGATCAACGAAGCAGCCGAGCTGGTGCCGGACGTGAAGTACCTCCGAGGTTCTGACACCTGTCCGACGTACGACCCGGTCAACCGCGACGGCCGGCCCTACTACCTCGCGTGGACGGGGCCCTACCGCACGTTGAAGGACGTCTGCGCCGCCCGGCGCGAGGCCGGCATGGGTGAGGCGATCCCGCACCTGCTCGACGAGGAGCAGCGGGGGCGGAGCTTCTGCCTGTGCCTGGAGTCGGCCGACGACCTCCCAGCCCTCGACAGCTCGGTCGACGCCTCGTTCGACGAGCAGCTCCTGGTCAACGAGCTGCAGCAGATCCTGCTGATCCGGGGCTACCTGCCCGAGCCCCGCACCGACGAGGGCATCGGCATCATCACGCAACGGTTCGACGCAGCGACGACGGCAGCGCTCGAGGCGTACCAGAGGGACCGGGGCCTCGATCCGGACGGCCGGACGGGACCGGCCACCTGGCGCGCCCTCCAGGCCGAGAAGCACGACGACGGACGCGCGGTCTGCCCCGACTGA
- the glmM gene encoding phosphoglucosamine mutase — MGRIFGTDGVRGVANRDLTAELAVDLAVAAAHVLGEVGAFADQRPTAVVARDPRASGEFLEAAVVAGLASAGVDVHRLGVVPTPGAAYLTSFLAADMGVMISASHNAMPDNGIKFLARGGLKLDDQLEVLIEDRLEEPWDRPTGAGVGRIGDSHAGVAAYVKHLVATCPRPLDGLTVVLDCANGAAYEVGPAVFQELGARVITIHADPDGLNINENCGSTHLDDLQKAVVDHGADAGFAFDGDADRCLAVDETGEVVDGDHILAILALAARDAGRLTDDTVVATVMSNLGFVQALENAGITVIQTAVGDRYVLEAMRSGGFNMGGEQSGHVIMGDYATTGDGVLTAVHLAARMVEDRTPLSTLASVMTRLPQVLINVPGVDKSRADSDPTLLGAVAIATSRLGDGGRVLLRQSGTEPLVRVMVEAQTSEQATEVAEHLAGVVRQTLSL; from the coding sequence GTGGGCCGGATCTTTGGCACGGATGGCGTTCGCGGTGTCGCGAATCGTGATCTGACGGCCGAGCTCGCAGTCGACCTCGCGGTCGCGGCGGCCCACGTCCTGGGCGAGGTCGGTGCTTTCGCCGACCAGCGCCCCACAGCAGTCGTGGCCCGCGATCCCCGCGCCTCAGGAGAGTTCCTGGAGGCCGCGGTGGTCGCGGGCCTTGCTTCTGCCGGTGTGGACGTGCACCGCCTCGGCGTCGTGCCGACCCCGGGAGCGGCGTACCTGACGTCATTCCTCGCGGCGGACATGGGCGTCATGATCTCCGCGAGCCACAACGCGATGCCCGACAACGGCATCAAGTTCCTCGCCCGCGGGGGCCTCAAGCTCGACGACCAGCTCGAGGTCCTCATCGAGGACCGGCTCGAGGAGCCGTGGGACCGGCCGACCGGCGCCGGTGTCGGCCGCATCGGCGACAGCCATGCGGGGGTCGCGGCGTACGTCAAGCACCTCGTCGCCACCTGCCCGCGCCCGCTCGACGGCCTCACGGTCGTGCTCGACTGCGCCAACGGCGCGGCGTACGAGGTGGGACCCGCGGTGTTCCAGGAGCTCGGCGCGCGGGTCATCACGATCCACGCGGATCCCGACGGCCTCAACATCAACGAGAACTGCGGCTCGACGCACCTCGACGACCTCCAGAAGGCCGTCGTCGACCACGGTGCGGACGCCGGGTTCGCCTTCGACGGCGACGCCGACCGCTGCCTCGCCGTCGACGAGACCGGCGAGGTGGTCGACGGTGACCACATCCTCGCGATCCTGGCCCTCGCGGCACGCGACGCCGGACGCCTGACCGACGACACGGTCGTGGCCACGGTGATGAGCAACCTCGGCTTCGTCCAGGCGCTCGAGAACGCCGGCATCACCGTCATCCAGACCGCGGTGGGCGACCGCTACGTGCTCGAGGCGATGCGCTCGGGCGGCTTCAACATGGGCGGCGAGCAGTCCGGGCACGTCATCATGGGCGACTACGCCACCACTGGTGACGGGGTGCTGACCGCGGTGCACCTCGCGGCCCGCATGGTCGAGGACCGAACCCCGCTGTCGACGCTCGCGTCGGTCATGACCCGGCTGCCGCAGGTGCTGATCAACGTCCCCGGGGTGGACAAGTCCCGCGCCGACTCCGACCCGACGCTGCTGGGGGCGGTCGCGATCGCGACCTCCCGGCTCGGTGACGGTGGCCGGGTGCTGCTGCGCCAGTCCGGCACCGAGCCCCTGGTGCGCGTGATGGTGGAGGCGCAGACGTCCGAGCAGGCCACCGAGGTCGCCGAGCACCTCGCCGGTGTGGTCCGCCAGACCCTGTCGCTCTGA